A window of Gambusia affinis linkage group LG03, SWU_Gaff_1.0, whole genome shotgun sequence contains these coding sequences:
- the LOC122827714 gene encoding tubulin beta-1 chain has translation MREIVHLQAGQCGNQIGAKFWEVISDEHGIDPTGTYHGDSDLQLDRINVYYNEASGGKYVPRAVLVDLEPGTMDSVRSGPFGQVFRPDNFVFGQSGAGNNWAKGHYTEGAELVDSVLDVVRKEAESCDCLQGFQLTHSLGGGTGSGMGTLLISKIREEYPDRIMNTFSVVPSPKVSDTVVEPYNATLSVHQLVENTDETYCIDNEALYDICFRTLKLTTPSYGDLNHLVSATMSGVTTCLRFPGQLNADLRKLAVNMVPFPRLHFFMPGFAPLTSRGSQQYRSLTVPELTQQMFDAKNMMAACDPRHGRYLTVAAIFRGRMSMKEVDEQMLNVQNKNSSYFVEWIPNNVKTAVCDIPPRGLKMAATFIGNSTAIQELFKRISEQFTAMFRRKAFLHWYTGEGMDEMEFTEAESNMNDLVSEYQQYQDATAEEEGEFEEEGEEDLA, from the exons ATGAGGGAAATTGTGCATCTTCAGGCTGGCCAGTGCGGAAACCAAATTGGTGCCAAG TTCTGGGAAGTCATCAGTGACGAACATGGCATTGACCCAACTGGTACTTACCACGGAGACAGTGACCTGCAGTTGGACAGGATCAATGTCTACTACAATGAAGCTTCTG GTGGAAAGTATGTGCCACGTGCCGTGCTTGTGGATCTGGAGCCAGGAACCATGGACTCTGTGAGGTCTGGACCCTTCGGCCAGGTCTTCAGGCCAGACAACTTTGTTTTTG GTCAGAGTGGTGCTGGCAACAACTGGGCCAAAGGCCACTATACAGAAGGTGCTGAGCTGGTCGACTCTGTACTGGATGTGGTCAGGAAGGAGGCTGAAAGCTGTGACTGCCTGCAGGGATTCCAGCTCACACACTCTCTCGGTGGCGGTACAGGCTCTGGTATGGGTACCCTCCTCATCAGCAAGATCCGTGAAGAGTACCCTGACCGCATCATGAACACCTTCAGTGTAGTTCCTTCCCCTAAAGTGTCCGACACAGTCGTCGAGCCCTACAACGCCACATTATCAGTCCATCAGCTTGTAGAGAACACAGATGAAACCTATTGTATTGACAACGAGGCCCTGTATGACATCTGTTTCCGCACACTCAAACTCACAACCCCCTCATACGGTGACCTCAACCACTTGGTCTCTGCTACCATGAGTGGTGTCACAACCTGCCTGAGGTTCCCTGGACAGCTCAATGCTGACCTGCGTAAGCTGGCTGTGAACATGGTGCCATTCCCACGTCTGCACTTCTTCATGCCAGGTTTTGCTCCCCTTACCAGCAGAGGCAGCCAGCAGTACAGATCACTCACAGTACCAGAGCTCACCCAGCAGATGTTCGACGCCAAGAACATGATGGCTGCCTGCGACCCGCGCCATGGCCGCTACCTGACTGTGGCTGCCATCTTCCGTGGCCGCATGTCCATGAAGGAGGTGGACGAGCAGATGCTCAATGTCCAAAACAAGAACAGCAGCTACTTTGTAGAATGGATCCCAAACAATGTCAAGACTGCAGTCTGTGACATTCCTCCTCGTGGGCTCAAAATGGCTGCCACTTTCATCGGCAACAGCACAGCCATCCAAGAGCTGTTCAAGCGCATCTCTGAGCAGTTCACGGCTATGTTCAGGCGCAAAGCTTTCCTCCACTGGTACACCGGTGAGGGTATGGATGAGATGGAGTTCACTGAGGCAGAGAGCAACATGAATGACCTGGTGTCTGAGTATCAGCAGTATCAGGATGCCACTgctgaggaggagggagagttTGAGGAAGAGGGTGAAGAGGATTTGGCCTAA